A region of the Methanobrevibacter ruminantium M1 genome:
ATTTAAATAATAAAAAACTTAATATAATTATAAATAAATTATTTAAATCATTTATTGAATCATATTTAAAATTTATTTATTTATCTCTTAAATTAAGAATATCATATGCAATCTATAAATCAACCTTCTAGTTTTTTTATGATTATATTTAATCCATTATAGATTTTATGGTAAGACGAATTTGGCAGATTCTTTAAATAAGTAGGAAATTAATTTATTAATTTATTTAATTATTGAATTAACTTAATTAATAAAAATAATAATTAAGATTAGTTCATATTAGGTCTTAATAATTGAAATTAATTTATTTAATGAATTAGTTTGAATTAGGTCCGGATAATTATTATAATCTAATAATTTCAAAATTAGATTATCAGATGTTTAGATTAATAAATAAATGCCATTGTCTAAAATATAGTCTAAAAAAGCTTGTGCATATTATTTAGATACACTTTAATTAACCTTTAGAGGTGTTATTTTGGATAGTGTAATCGAAGATGTTCGTGTTAGAAAAATTTTAGATAGCAGAGGAAATCCTACTGTTGAAGTAGATATAATTACTTGGAACGGATTTGGAAGAGCTGCAGCTCCAAGCGGAGCAAGCACAGGTTCCAGAGAAGTTGTATCCTTCCCTGAAGGAGGGGTTGATCAGGTAATCAGTGAAGTTGAAGACTTGATTTCTTCCGAACTTATCGGAATGGCTGCTGAAGACATTGAAGACATTGATGAGGTCTTAAGAGAAATCGACGGAACTGACAATATGTCTGCAATTGGCGGAAATACAAGTGTGGCTGTTTCCATGGCTGCAGCTAAGGCAGCTGCCATGTCCTTTGGAATGCCTCTCTATAGCTTTTTAGGAGGCAATTTCGTCAGTGAAATGCCTTATCCTTTAGGCAATATGATGAATGGCGGAGCTCATGCAGGTCCAAATGCACCGGACATTCAGGAATTTCTAGTAGTTCCTATAGGTGCTAAGGATGTGGAAGAGGCTGTATTTGCCAATGTGGCTGTCCATAAGAAACTAAAAGAGCTCCTCTCTAAAAAAGACCCTGATTTCACTGGTGGAAAAGGAGATGAAGGTGGTTGGATTCCTAATATTACTAATACTCAAGCTTTAGAAATCCAGGCACAGGCATGTGAAGAGACAAGAGACGAATTAGGCATTCTAATTAGGCCTGGTTTGGATATGGCATCCTCTGAGTTTTGGGACAGTGAAAAGGAAAAATACGTATACTCCCAAGACAATATTGAAAGGGATGTTGGCGAGCAAGTGGAATATGTCAAGGACTTGATTGAAACATATAACCTGTTCTATGTTGAAGATCCTTTTGATGAGAATGATTTCGAAGGATTCCGTGAGCTCACTTCCAAGGTAGGAAACAAATGTCGCATTTGCGGTGATGACCTCTTTGTCACAAACTCAAGACTCCTTAAGAAGGGAATCGATGAAAAGGCAGCAAATGCAATTATCATAAAGCCTAATCAAATCGGCTCACTTACTGAAACCTATGCTACTGTAAAATTAGCTAAAGAAAACAATGTAATGCCTGTTGTATCCCATAGGTCTGGAGAGACTTGTGATGAGACCATTGCTCACTTGGCAGTGGCCTTTGGCGCTCCTATGATTAAAACCGGTGCAATAGGTGGAGAGAGAATAGCAAAATTAAATGAGCTTATTAGAATCGAAGCTGAATTGTCTAATCCGAAAATGGCCAGATTGTTCTAAATAGGGCTTTTGGATAGGAAAGAGTTTATCAGATTCTAAAGAAAATTCAATTTTATTATTTACTCAATATGTGATAATAAAGATTTATATTTATTATTTACTTATCTGTTTATAATAAAAATCATTAAAATCATATAATTTTAATTGTAAGTTATTGAGCGATTTTTTACAATTAAAACAAGTGTAATTTATTGGCCTTAAGAAATTTAGGCTAATAAAAAAATAGTTAAATATATTAACTTTAAAATTAAACTAAAAGTAATATTACTTTAAATGTATTTTTGTAATATTATGGTTTATTTTTAAGTTTACAGGTAATTTATTAATAGGCTAAAGCATTATTCAATGTATCAAGTTTATTAATTAAATTATAATTAATAAAAAGAAGAAAATGGTGTAAAAATGTCAACTGTAATTATTGATGCAAGCAAATGTGAAAACGCAGACTGTGGTGAATGTGTAGACATGTGTCCTATGGAAATCTTTTCCTTAGACGGAGACAAAATCGTAACTGATCATGAAGACGAATGTACTTTATGTGAAGTTTGTGTCGACATGTGCCCAAATGATTGTATTACAATTAAAGACGAATAGATTTGTTATTTAAATAGGGTTCATCAATCTTTGGATTATAAATTCATTAATTGAATTATAAGAAATTCATTAATCCTTTCGATTAGTTGAATTCTATTTATAATTTTTTTATTAAAAAATTAATTATAATTTAATTTATTCATTTAAAGACTTTATAATTTATTAATAAAACAAAAAAGATTTATATAGGTGATATAGTGTCAGATTTATTAATCCCATTAGATAACTACTTAGCTGCTGGGTTACACATTGGTACCCAACAAAAAACTCACGATATGGAAAAATATATTTTCCGTGTAAGATCAGACGGTTTATATGTTTTAGACGTACGTAAAACCGACGAAAGATTAAGAGCAGTCGCTAAATTCTTAGCAAAATACGACCCTGATGACATTTTAGTAGTGGCTACCCGTCAATACGGTCAAGCTCCTGTTAAGAAATTCGGTGAAATCACCGGTTGTAAGACCATTCCTGGCAGATTCATCCCAGGTACCT
Encoded here:
- a CDS encoding indolepyruvate ferredoxin oxidoreductase subunit alpha, yielding MSTVIIDASKCENADCGECVDMCPMEIFSLDGDKIVTDHEDECTLCEVCVDMCPNDCITIKDE
- the eno gene encoding phosphopyruvate hydratase is translated as MDSVIEDVRVRKILDSRGNPTVEVDIITWNGFGRAAAPSGASTGSREVVSFPEGGVDQVISEVEDLISSELIGMAAEDIEDIDEVLREIDGTDNMSAIGGNTSVAVSMAAAKAAAMSFGMPLYSFLGGNFVSEMPYPLGNMMNGGAHAGPNAPDIQEFLVVPIGAKDVEEAVFANVAVHKKLKELLSKKDPDFTGGKGDEGGWIPNITNTQALEIQAQACEETRDELGILIRPGLDMASSEFWDSEKEKYVYSQDNIERDVGEQVEYVKDLIETYNLFYVEDPFDENDFEGFRELTSKVGNKCRICGDDLFVTNSRLLKKGIDEKAANAIIIKPNQIGSLTETYATVKLAKENNVMPVVSHRSGETCDETIAHLAVAFGAPMIKTGAIGGERIAKLNELIRIEAELSNPKMARLF
- the rpsB gene encoding 30S ribosomal protein S2; this translates as MSDLLIPLDNYLAAGLHIGTQQKTHDMEKYIFRVRSDGLYVLDVRKTDERLRAVAKFLAKYDPDDILVVATRQYGQAPVKKFGEITGCKTIPGRFIPGTLTNPGYAKFIEPKVIVVTDPRSDSQAILESKQNGIPVVGLCDTENLLANVDICVPSNNKGRKAIALIYWLLARQILRERGILGEDEDLDLEPSDFELKF